The following proteins come from a genomic window of Macadamia integrifolia cultivar HAES 741 chromosome 14, SCU_Mint_v3, whole genome shotgun sequence:
- the LOC122060679 gene encoding subtilisin-like protease SBT4.10 — translation MGALSKAENDYSAEAAHLSILEQVLDSGSSARESLVCSYKNSFNGFAAKLTEQEQRKLRGMKNVVSVFPSKTIKLHTTRSWDFLGFPTTVRRMPKIESAVIIGMIDSGIWPESESFNDNGFGPPPSKWKGICQNFTCNNKIIGARYYNSLDKYTDDEEKSPRDIEGHGTHTASTAAGVEVKNTSLFGIAEGTVRGAVPSARIAVYKACWNLGCSDHDILSAFDDAISDGVDILSVSLGFGIPTIFTSDAIAIGSFHAMEKGVLTSASAGNDGPRIASLANVAPWILTVAASSTDRRIISNITTGNQITIVGHAINTFPTEEKAFPFVYGGDHLANTFTIEDARTCVFGALDRDSVRGKNVFCESGADGSGPFFADAQGMVVVDDGGSNDASYPFLLPATAVSIADGEKLKLYLNSTRNPVAKIYKSEAIHDPKAPEVASFSSRGPNTISPNILKPDLTAPGVDILAAWSPKASITTEDDKRSVAYNMISGTSMSCPHATGAAAYLKAFHPSWSPAAIKSALMTTAFPLNPSYHKEAELAYGAGQIDPLKAINPGLVYDTLKADYIQVLCNLGYSPDNITKIADDHKTVTCAKQDGTDALLNYPSMGASVTAGIPIDSYFPRTVTNVGFSNSTYKATIGPQKLLNVTVIPNVLSFKSLNEKRQFTVHVTGPGIGQDSIISTWLLWSDGIHNVRSPIAFWAYSLESN, via the exons ATGGGTGCCCTATCAAAGGCTGAGAATGACTACTCCGCAGAAGCTGCCCATTTGAGCATCTTAGAACAAGTCCTTGATAGTggaag CTCAGCAAGAGAATCCTTAGTTTGCAGCTACAAAAACAGTTTTAATGGATTTGCAGCTAAGCTCACAGAACAAGAGCAAAGAAAGCTAAGAG GCATGAAAAATGTAGTCTCTGTATTTCCAAGTAAAACCATAAAACTTCACACAACAAGATCATGGGATTTCTTGGGTTTCCCAACCACTGTAAGAAGAATGCCTAAAATTGAGAGTGCTGTCATTATTGGCATGATTGATAGTGGAATCTGGCCTGAATCTGAGAGCTTCAATGATAATGGATTTGGCCCTCCCCCTAGCAAATGGAAGGGTATTTGCCAAAACTTCACCTGTAACAA TAAGATTATCGGAGCACGATATTACAATTCTTTAGATAAATACACCGATGATGAAGAGAAATCCCCCCGTGATATTGAAGGACATGGAACACACACTGCTTCTACTGCAGCAGGTGTTGAAGTTAAAAATACAAGCCTTTTTGGTATTGCTGAAGGAACTGTAAGAGGAGCTGTTCCCTCTGCAAGAATTGCTGTCTACAAAGCCTGTTGGAATCTTGGTTGTTCTGACCATGATATCCTGTCTGCATTTGATGATGCAATTAGTGATGGTGTTGATATCTTATCAGTTTCCCTTGGGTTTGGAATTCCTACAATTTTCACAAGTGATGCTATTGCAATTGGATCATTCCATGCAATGGAAAAAGGGGTCCTTACCTCTGCATCTGCTGGAAACGATGGACCAAGAATAGCTTCTCTCGCAAATGTAGCCCCATGGATCTTAACTGTAGCAGCAAGCAGCACAGATCGTCGGATTATTAGCAATATCACAACAGGCAATCAAATTACCATAGTG GGACATGCTATTAACACTTTCCCAACAGAGGAAAAGGCATTCCCATTTGTATATGGAGGTGATCACCTTGCAAATACCTTTACCATTGAAGATGCAAG GACTTGTGTTTTTGGCGCCTTGGACAGAGATTCAGTGAGAGGGAAGAATGTCTTCTGTGAATCGGGTGCTGATGGTAGTGGGCCCTTCTTTGCTGATGCTCAAGGAATGGTGGTGGTAGATGATGGTGGATCTAATGATGCATCCTATCCTTTTCTTTTACCAGCAACAGCTGTCAGCATTGCAGATGGCGAAAAATTAAAGCTCTATTTGAATAGTACCAG AAACCCTGTGGCAAAGATTTACAAAAGTGAAGCAATTCATGATCCTAAAGCTCCAGAAGTGGCTTCGTTCTCTTCCCGAGGACCCAACACTATTTCACCAAATATTCTTAAG CCAGACTTAACTGCCCCGGGTGTAGACATCTTAGCGGCATGGTCTCCGAAAGCCTCAATTACAACTGAGGATGACAAGCGCTCTGTAGCATACAACATGATATCTGGAACATCCATGTCTTGCCCTCATGCAACTGGTGCTGCGGCTTATCTCAAAGCATTTCATCCCTCATGGTCCCCTGCTGCTATTAAATCTGCTCTCATGACAACAG CTTTTCCCCTGAATCCCTCTTATCATAAAGAGGCTGAATTGGCTTATGGTGCTGGTCAAATTGATCCACTAAAGGCTATCAATCCAGGTCTTGTGTATGATACCTTGAAAGCTGACTATATACAAGTGTTGTGCAACTTGGGTTATAGTCCAGATAACATTACAAAAATTGCTGATGATCATAAGACTGTTACTTGTGCCAAGCAAGATGGAACTGACGCTCTTTTAAACTATCCTTCTATGGGTGCTTCAGTTACTGCCGGAATACCTATCGATAGTTATTTTCCGAGGACGGTTACGAATGTCGGCTTTTCAAATTCTACATACAAGGCAACAATTGGACCACAAAAGCTACTAAATGTTACAGTTATTCCTAATGTTCTATCTTTTAAGTCTTTGAACGAGAAGAGGCAGTTCACTGTACATGTTACCGGGCCAGGAATTGGCCAAGATTCAATCATCTCTACTTGGCTGCTGTGGTCTGATGGAATACATAACGTAAGAAGTCCCATTGCCTTCTGGGCCTATTCTTTAGAAAGTAATTAA